The Deinobacterium chartae genome includes a window with the following:
- the phoU gene encoding phosphate signaling complex protein PhoU — protein MREALDHDLNTIVAGATEMLDRVRAMLVEAGSVLIDRDTDKLSAVAAADREVDELESRIETECLRVIALHQPVASDLRLIATILKSLTDIERMGDYAVHVAEDGALLSQDSPLKKYVNLSSMLRRLDQMMETLGRAVRERSVDLARQAHEMDNEVDELYEQTQRELVTYMIEDPRTISKAMTLMRVGRSLERLGDHIENIAERVEYWVTGRRA, from the coding sequence ATGCGAGAAGCTCTGGATCACGATCTCAACACTATCGTCGCGGGCGCTACCGAGATGCTGGACCGGGTGCGGGCCATGCTGGTCGAAGCGGGCAGCGTGCTGATCGACCGGGACACCGACAAGCTCAGCGCGGTGGCAGCCGCAGACCGTGAAGTCGACGAACTCGAGAGCCGGATCGAGACCGAGTGCCTGCGGGTGATCGCGCTGCACCAGCCGGTCGCCAGCGACCTGCGCCTGATCGCCACCATTCTCAAGAGCCTGACCGACATCGAGCGCATGGGCGACTACGCGGTGCACGTGGCCGAAGACGGCGCGCTGCTATCGCAAGACAGCCCGCTCAAGAAGTACGTCAACCTGTCCTCGATGCTGAGGCGCCTCGACCAGATGATGGAGACCCTCGGTCGGGCGGTGCGCGAACGCAGCGTGGACCTCGCGCGTCAGGCCCACGAGATGGACAACGAGGTCGATGAACTGTACGAGCAGACCCAGCGCGAACTGGTCACCTACATGATCGAGGACCCGCGCACCATCTCCAAGGCCATGACCCTGATGCGGGTCGGCCGCAGCCTCGAGCGTCTCGGAGACCATATCGAGAATATCGCTGAGCGGGTCGAGTACTGGGTGACCGGTCGCCGCGCCTGA
- a CDS encoding VOC family protein — translation MASSSPILDLEGLTLEVNHLPRAARFYHQVLGLEIVRLDETAGVAEFRVNTYQTLRCWMPLTRRSSDARLGRLGARGASHLHYAWQIPLGQLEAAKATLDAHGISWREIDLGNPEQPDPTVYFFDPFGHGLELRMVRLDPHDPRAPHFPPRLEARPPFALPVVGLREVALAFTNYAAMKERLPRAFGFACAKEQPERNFAQFTLGPGPEEDGKFTPRRWLYAWDPQVGLADMLGGEHACVRFYADVDEVQRLTLAAGLESLRDDHSLAVRDPEGHVFEFIAALAR, via the coding sequence ATGGCCTCCTCTTCCCCGATCCTCGACCTCGAGGGGCTGACCCTCGAGGTGAACCACCTGCCGCGTGCCGCGCGCTTCTACCATCAGGTGCTCGGGCTCGAGATCGTGCGCCTGGACGAGACGGCGGGCGTCGCAGAGTTCCGCGTTAATACCTACCAGACCCTGCGCTGCTGGATGCCCCTCACCCGCCGTAGCAGCGACGCCCGGCTCGGTCGGTTGGGCGCTCGGGGTGCCTCGCACCTGCACTACGCCTGGCAGATTCCGCTGGGACAGCTGGAAGCCGCCAAGGCCACGCTGGACGCGCACGGCATTTCCTGGCGCGAGATCGACCTGGGTAATCCCGAGCAGCCCGACCCCACCGTGTACTTTTTTGACCCGTTCGGACACGGCCTCGAGTTACGGATGGTCCGGCTCGACCCGCACGATCCGCGCGCCCCGCACTTTCCGCCGCGCCTCGAGGCGCGTCCGCCCTTCGCGCTGCCGGTGGTGGGGCTACGCGAGGTCGCGCTGGCCTTCACCAACTACGCAGCGATGAAAGAGCGCCTGCCGCGCGCCTTCGGCTTTGCCTGCGCCAAGGAGCAGCCGGAGCGCAACTTCGCCCAGTTCACGCTGGGCCCCGGGCCCGAGGAGGACGGCAAGTTCACGCCGCGCCGCTGGCTGTACGCCTGGGACCCGCAGGTCGGACTGGCCGACATGCTCGGCGGCGAGCACGCCTGCGTACGCTTCTACGCCGATGTGGACGAGGTGCAGCGTCTCACGCTCGCAGCGGGCCTCGAGTCCTTGCGCGACGACCACAGCCTGGCGGTGCGTGACCCCGAGGGACACGTGTTCGAGTTCATCGCCGCCTTAGCGCGCTAG
- a CDS encoding PEGA domain-containing protein — protein sequence MKKLSFALLAATAALLSTPAFAAPQISPQSIIVNPVPAEVGVSVWTDRDPGGNGNPTYRPGERIRLYVRTTQDAYVYLFNVDPNGKVDLILPNRYSGGDNFVRAGVTKMFPPENAGFTFDIAAPYGENKVLALASRTPLNIDDIARFQNDQAGGFAQVTVSTQTGLAQALSIVVNPVPQNSWITDTARYTVAPGGRPVAQTGSIRVESSPAGADVYLDGRLIGRTPLNIENVAVGRHDLRVVMSGYSEYRTSVDVGRNSTQTLRATLSRGSVNQGTGSLSVTSNVDRAEIFLNDRRAGRVPTTFRNLNPGIYRVRVTAPGYRDFYTTVEIRPGETSDLRVTLRR from the coding sequence ATGAAGAAGCTCTCGTTTGCCCTGCTGGCGGCCACCGCCGCCCTGCTCTCGACCCCGGCCTTTGCGGCCCCGCAGATTTCTCCGCAGAGCATCATCGTCAACCCGGTTCCGGCCGAGGTGGGCGTCAGTGTGTGGACCGACCGCGACCCGGGCGGCAACGGCAACCCCACCTACCGCCCCGGTGAGCGCATCCGCCTGTACGTGCGCACCACGCAAGATGCCTACGTGTACCTGTTCAACGTGGACCCCAATGGCAAGGTGGACCTGATCTTGCCCAACCGTTACTCGGGCGGCGACAACTTCGTGCGCGCGGGCGTGACCAAGATGTTCCCGCCGGAAAACGCCGGCTTTACCTTTGACATCGCCGCGCCGTACGGCGAGAACAAGGTGCTGGCCCTGGCCTCCAGAACCCCGCTGAACATCGATGACATCGCCCGTTTCCAGAACGATCAGGCGGGCGGTTTCGCCCAGGTCACGGTCAGCACCCAGACCGGGCTGGCCCAAGCACTCTCGATCGTGGTAAACCCGGTGCCGCAGAACTCCTGGATCACCGACACCGCGCGCTACACCGTGGCTCCCGGTGGCCGTCCGGTCGCGCAGACCGGCTCGATCCGGGTTGAGAGCAGCCCCGCCGGTGCTGACGTGTACCTCGATGGTCGCCTGATCGGTCGCACGCCGCTGAACATCGAGAACGTCGCGGTGGGCCGCCACGACCTGCGCGTGGTGATGTCCGGCTACAGCGAGTACCGCACCAGCGTGGATGTGGGCCGCAACTCCACCCAGACGCTGCGTGCCACCCTGAGCCGTGGCAGTGTCAACCAGGGAACCGGCAGCCTGAGTGTCACGAGCAACGTGGACCGTGCCGAGATCTTCCTGAACGATCGCCGCGCCGGACGTGTCCCCACCACCTTCCGCAACCTCAATCCCGGTATCTACCGTGTGCGCGTTACCGCTCCGGGTTACCGCGACTTCTACACCACCGTGGAAATCCGCCCCGGCGAGACCAGCGACCTGCGCGTCACCCTGCGCCGCTGA
- the sat gene encoding sulfate adenylyltransferase, translating to MTPLLALPAAPDTRSPLPAPLGGTLVWQVSGREAAELAHLPRLELNARGMADLEMIATGAYSPLRGFMNEADYRSVVERMRLHDGTPWSVPVTLPVPGERARELRGEVALTHHGRVVGRLQVSEQYRPDKDREALEVYRTRDETHPGVAALRAAGAVYLAGEVELLALPRGDFPAEHLTPHEARAAFAARGWRSVVAFQTRNPIHRAHEYLHKVALELVDGLFLHPLVGATKSDDVPASVRMRAYGALLQHYYPAHRVLLGVYPAAMRYAGPREAVLHALSRRNYGCTHFIVGRDHAGVGNYYGTYDAQEIFSAFGREELGIEILRFEHTFYCKTCGAVASRRSCPHGDAHHVALSGTRVRDLLRAGEPLPPEFSRPEVAEVLRSAYRDRS from the coding sequence GTGACCCCTCTCCTAGCGCTACCCGCCGCTCCCGACACCCGCTCTCCCCTGCCCGCTCCGCTGGGCGGCACCCTGGTCTGGCAAGTCAGCGGACGCGAAGCGGCCGAACTGGCCCACCTGCCGCGCCTCGAGCTGAACGCGCGCGGCATGGCGGATCTGGAAATGATCGCTACCGGGGCGTACTCTCCGCTGCGCGGCTTCATGAACGAAGCCGACTACCGCTCGGTGGTCGAGCGCATGCGGCTGCACGACGGCACGCCCTGGAGCGTCCCGGTCACCCTGCCGGTTCCTGGCGAGCGGGCACGCGAACTGCGCGGCGAGGTGGCCCTCACCCACCACGGCCGCGTTGTAGGCCGCCTGCAGGTCAGCGAGCAGTACCGCCCGGACAAGGACCGCGAGGCCCTCGAGGTGTACCGCACCCGCGACGAGACCCACCCGGGTGTGGCGGCCCTGCGCGCCGCCGGAGCGGTTTACCTGGCGGGCGAGGTCGAACTGCTCGCGCTGCCGCGCGGAGACTTCCCGGCCGAGCACCTGACCCCGCACGAGGCGCGCGCGGCCTTCGCGGCGCGCGGCTGGCGCTCGGTGGTGGCCTTCCAGACCCGCAACCCCATCCACCGCGCGCACGAGTACCTGCACAAGGTCGCCCTCGAGCTGGTCGACGGCCTGTTCCTGCACCCGCTGGTGGGGGCCACCAAGTCCGACGACGTGCCCGCCAGCGTGCGCATGCGCGCTTACGGGGCGCTGCTGCAGCACTACTACCCAGCTCACCGGGTGCTGCTGGGCGTGTACCCGGCGGCCATGCGCTACGCTGGGCCGCGCGAGGCGGTGCTGCACGCGCTCTCGCGGCGCAACTACGGCTGCACGCACTTCATCGTGGGCCGCGACCACGCCGGGGTGGGCAACTACTACGGCACCTACGACGCCCAGGAGATCTTCTCGGCCTTTGGCCGCGAGGAGCTCGGCATCGAGATCCTCAGATTCGAGCACACCTTCTACTGCAAAACCTGCGGCGCGGTGGCCTCGAGGCGCTCGTGCCCGCACGGCGACGCACACCACGTGGCCCTCTCGGGCACCCGCGTGCGCGATCTGCTGCGCGCGGGCGAACCGCTGCCGCCCGAGTTCAGCCGCCCCGAAGTGGCCGAGGTGCTGCGCTCCGCGTACCGCGACCGAAGCTGA
- a CDS encoding phosphoadenylyl-sulfate reductase codes for MPRPDFAPDTHPLEVIRWALREYPDLAMPSAFNLNGVVLIDLAARAGYSGEVLFVDTALHFRETLETRDRLAQRYPRLSFVTLSAGLEPDERYASDPDACCAARKVAPLSTYLQARAPSALLNARSRDQASTRANLGFLEEGSRVRINPLAYWDRATLEAYAREQELPVNPLYWDGFLSVGCWPCTRAVRPGEDARAGRWAGRGKTECGLWVGDRSL; via the coding sequence ATGCCCCGGCCTGACTTTGCGCCCGACACCCACCCGCTCGAGGTGATTCGCTGGGCGCTGCGCGAGTACCCGGACCTGGCCATGCCCTCGGCCTTCAACCTGAACGGGGTGGTCTTGATCGACCTCGCGGCCCGCGCCGGGTACAGCGGCGAGGTGCTGTTCGTGGACACCGCCTTGCACTTCCGCGAGACCCTCGAAACCCGCGACCGACTGGCGCAGCGCTACCCACGGCTGAGCTTCGTGACCTTGAGCGCCGGCCTCGAGCCGGACGAACGGTATGCCAGCGACCCCGACGCCTGCTGCGCGGCCCGCAAGGTGGCGCCGCTGAGCACCTACCTTCAGGCGCGCGCTCCGTCGGCGCTGCTCAACGCCCGCAGCCGCGACCAGGCCTCTACCCGCGCCAACCTGGGCTTTCTCGAGGAGGGCAGCCGGGTGCGCATCAACCCGCTGGCCTACTGGGACCGCGCCACCCTCGAGGCTTATGCGCGCGAGCAGGAACTGCCGGTCAACCCGCTGTACTGGGACGGCTTTCTGTCGGTGGGCTGCTGGCCGTGTACCCGCGCGGTCCGTCCGGGCGAGGACGCCCGGGCGGGCCGCTGGGCCGGACGCGGCAAGACCGAGTGCGGCCTGTGGGTCGGTGACCGCAGCCTTTAA
- a CDS encoding winged helix-turn-helix domain-containing protein, whose protein sequence is MTNVVVIEDERTVRDVIQFHLERAGLNVQSFAEAGSGWGHLTRADLLVLDWMLPDEAGINVLRRLRSTPELAHLPVLMLTARASEVDRVEGLESGADDYLTKPFSAAELVARVRAILRRAQPAQNEGKLQNGPLIIDLDAAEVRLDGRRLELTRREFDLLAFLSRHPGRVYSRQDLLDKVWGADFLGGERTVDQHITQLRAHLGENLAEPRFIETVRGKGYRMRSYVTA, encoded by the coding sequence ATGACGAACGTTGTGGTGATCGAAGACGAACGGACCGTGCGCGACGTCATCCAGTTTCACCTCGAGCGCGCCGGACTGAACGTCCAGTCGTTCGCCGAGGCCGGATCCGGGTGGGGTCATCTTACCCGGGCTGACCTGCTGGTTCTCGACTGGATGCTTCCCGACGAGGCCGGCATCAACGTGCTGCGCCGCCTGCGCTCCACCCCCGAGCTCGCCCATCTGCCGGTCCTGATGCTGACCGCCCGCGCCAGCGAGGTAGACCGGGTAGAAGGCCTCGAGAGCGGAGCGGACGACTACCTGACCAAGCCCTTTAGCGCCGCCGAACTGGTGGCACGCGTGCGCGCCATCTTGCGGCGTGCGCAACCCGCCCAGAACGAGGGCAAACTGCAAAACGGCCCGCTGATCATCGACCTCGACGCGGCCGAGGTACGCCTCGACGGGCGCCGCCTGGAGCTGACCCGCCGTGAATTCGACCTGCTGGCCTTCCTGTCGCGTCACCCGGGTCGGGTATACAGCCGCCAGGACCTGCTCGACAAGGTGTGGGGCGCGGACTTCCTGGGCGGTGAACGCACCGTGGACCAGCACATCACCCAGCTGCGCGCTCACCTGGGCGAAAACCTCGCCGAACCGCGCTTTATCGAGACCGTGCGCGGCAAGGGCTACCGCATGCGCTCGTACGTCACCGCCTGA
- the cysC gene encoding adenylyl-sulfate kinase, protein MTAPAGRVVWFTGLSGAGKTTLARGLAHALSARGVPVELLDGDAVREHLSQGLGFSRADRDTNVRRIAFVAGLLEKHGVTVLVSAISPYRATRSAVLAGFRNPLEVFVDAPLEVVTRRDVKGLYLRALAGEIPHFTGVSDPYEAPLAPDLHLRTDLEDESTCLSRLLAALGFPETAHAPA, encoded by the coding sequence GTGACCGCTCCTGCCGGACGGGTGGTGTGGTTCACCGGGCTCTCGGGGGCCGGCAAAACCACGCTGGCGCGCGGGCTGGCCCACGCCCTGAGCGCGCGCGGCGTGCCGGTCGAACTGCTCGACGGCGACGCGGTGCGCGAGCACCTTTCGCAGGGCCTCGGTTTCTCACGGGCGGACCGCGACACCAACGTGCGGCGCATCGCCTTCGTGGCCGGGTTGCTCGAGAAACACGGCGTCACCGTGCTGGTGAGTGCCATCAGCCCCTACCGCGCCACCCGCAGCGCGGTGCTCGCGGGCTTTCGAAACCCGCTCGAGGTGTTCGTGGACGCCCCGCTCGAGGTGGTCACCCGGCGCGACGTCAAGGGCCTGTACCTGCGCGCCCTGGCCGGAGAGATCCCGCACTTCACCGGGGTCAGCGACCCGTACGAGGCCCCGCTCGCCCCGGACCTGCACCTGCGCACCGACCTCGAGGACGAGAGTACGTGCCTGTCGCGGCTGCTGGCCGCGCTCGGGTTCCCGGAGACCGCGCATGCCCCGGCCTGA
- a CDS encoding MBL fold metallo-hydrolase: MSLPRMSAHDRLEFGSLTVERLVTGAVQENTYLIYGQDRQGFVVDPGADAGRILAAIENARMQPRAILLTHAHFDHIGAVEPLRRELGLSVYLDPRDLEIYRHGAVLAERWNLPFEQPADPDGPLTENQVWQAGDVQLTVRPLPGHAPGHVVLLAEGLVLAGDTLFAGSIGRTDLPGGDLELLLQGIRRELLSLPDRTWVLSGHGPQTTVGHERLNNSFLT, encoded by the coding sequence ATGAGCCTACCCCGCATGAGCGCGCATGACCGTCTGGAATTCGGGTCGCTGACCGTGGAACGGCTGGTGACCGGCGCGGTACAGGAGAACACCTATCTGATCTACGGCCAAGATCGCCAGGGTTTCGTGGTTGACCCGGGAGCGGACGCCGGGCGCATCCTGGCAGCCATCGAGAACGCCCGGATGCAGCCACGGGCGATTCTGCTGACCCACGCGCACTTCGACCACATCGGCGCGGTCGAGCCGCTGCGCCGCGAATTGGGCCTCAGCGTCTACCTCGATCCGCGCGACCTCGAGATTTACCGACACGGCGCCGTGCTCGCAGAGCGCTGGAACCTGCCGTTCGAGCAACCGGCCGACCCCGACGGCCCGCTGACCGAAAACCAGGTGTGGCAAGCAGGTGACGTACAGCTGACAGTGCGCCCGTTGCCCGGTCACGCGCCCGGCCACGTGGTGCTGCTTGCAGAGGGTCTGGTCCTCGCCGGGGACACGCTGTTCGCAGGCAGCATCGGCCGCACCGATCTGCCCGGAGGTGACCTCGAGCTGCTGCTGCAGGGCATCCGCCGCGAGCTGCTGAGCCTGCCGGACCGGACCTGGGTGCTGTCCGGCCACGGTCCGCAGACCACCGTGGGCCATGAGCGCCTGAACAACTCCTTCCTGACCTGA
- a CDS encoding C39 family peptidase, producing MMRSVSTLLLTLALGLPAGAQSFALRVGHEEQQLNNCGPVTAKVVLGFWGKAVTQARAAEALKDGPDDAHVSTAELAEYLRSFGLRTLHRRGGTPELVRRLVRAGFPVVVQQQLKSGDHTGHFRTVYGVDDRALYSSDSLLGAGLKHDDAAFEKLWQPYNGEYLVAYPPDREGELRALLGPVWDEQAHWRGIERERAAQVEKDPEDLYAWWGLGQARLKLGQPEAAAAAFSKAAALGLPNAHYWYQQEPFEAWNQTGQYELTERVARRVLEAWPSSKEARRYLALAQQGRAAQDKNRTPNAGGAGN from the coding sequence ATGATGCGTTCTGTGAGTACCCTGCTGCTGACCCTGGCGCTGGGCCTGCCCGCCGGTGCGCAGAGCTTTGCCCTGCGGGTGGGCCACGAGGAGCAGCAGCTCAACAACTGTGGTCCGGTGACCGCCAAGGTCGTGCTGGGCTTCTGGGGGAAAGCGGTGACCCAGGCCCGGGCTGCCGAGGCGCTCAAGGACGGTCCGGATGACGCGCACGTCTCGACCGCTGAACTGGCCGAGTACCTCCGCTCGTTCGGGTTGCGCACGCTGCACCGCCGCGGCGGAACCCCCGAGCTGGTGCGGCGCCTGGTGCGGGCAGGCTTTCCGGTCGTGGTGCAGCAGCAGCTCAAGAGCGGGGACCACACCGGTCACTTCCGCACCGTGTACGGCGTGGACGACCGGGCGCTTTATAGCAGCGACTCGCTGCTGGGAGCCGGACTCAAGCACGATGACGCTGCGTTCGAGAAGCTGTGGCAGCCCTACAACGGCGAGTATCTGGTGGCCTACCCGCCCGACCGCGAGGGCGAACTGCGCGCGCTGCTGGGCCCTGTCTGGGACGAACAGGCGCACTGGCGCGGCATCGAGCGTGAGCGTGCCGCTCAGGTCGAGAAGGATCCCGAGGACCTGTACGCCTGGTGGGGGCTGGGGCAGGCTCGCCTGAAGCTCGGTCAGCCCGAAGCGGCCGCCGCGGCCTTCTCGAAAGCCGCGGCACTTGGGCTGCCCAACGCGCACTACTGGTACCAGCAAGAGCCCTTCGAGGCCTGGAACCAGACCGGGCAGTACGAACTTACCGAGCGCGTCGCCCGGCGCGTCCTCGAGGCGTGGCCCTCGAGCAAGGAGGCCCGGCGCTACCTGGCGCTGGCGCAGCAGGGCCGGGCAGCGCAGGACAAAAACCGGACACCGAACGCCGGGGGGGCCGGGAATTGA
- a CDS encoding substrate-binding domain-containing protein, producing the protein MRVSGVTAPWQGQATYTPRSSRAALEDLFAGRSDLALVDFPALHPPRTVGRLLYQPLATYPVAVAVQLPQAPQLDLGQLCALLLGEIRLWNDPKLAQAGGVRLPALPVLVISRSDPNAASFAVSQTCSTESRNWRERIGVRSRWQAGASKLVSGLEAQRAALALPGSLTVMLPSELPPGAQSARLRAVGGEYFGFERARFGFAVPRGLREPWQGAVQLPSDPYAPLPAANAPDAYPLRGLLWGVALEQQKYRGRGRARAEALRDLLRALRSGGVPEGLAPLPNLPLPGTFFYGAKPLP; encoded by the coding sequence CTGCGGGTCAGCGGCGTAACCGCCCCCTGGCAGGGCCAGGCGACCTACACGCCCAGATCCTCGAGGGCCGCCCTCGAGGATCTGTTCGCAGGCCGCAGCGATCTGGCGCTGGTGGACTTCCCGGCACTGCACCCGCCGCGCACGGTCGGACGTCTGCTTTACCAGCCGCTGGCCACGTACCCGGTGGCGGTCGCGGTCCAGCTCCCGCAGGCCCCGCAGCTCGACCTGGGGCAGCTGTGCGCGCTGCTGCTGGGTGAAATCCGGCTGTGGAACGACCCCAAGCTGGCGCAAGCGGGCGGCGTGCGCCTGCCTGCGCTGCCGGTGCTGGTGATCTCGCGCAGCGACCCCAATGCGGCCTCGTTCGCCGTGTCCCAGACCTGCAGCACCGAGAGCCGCAACTGGCGCGAGCGCATCGGGGTGCGCAGCCGCTGGCAGGCCGGGGCCTCGAAGCTGGTCAGCGGCCTCGAGGCGCAACGGGCCGCGCTGGCCCTGCCCGGCAGCCTGACCGTGATGCTGCCCTCCGAGCTGCCACCCGGCGCGCAGTCCGCGCGGCTGCGCGCGGTTGGCGGAGAATACTTCGGGTTCGAGCGCGCCCGCTTCGGCTTCGCGGTGCCGCGCGGACTGCGCGAACCCTGGCAGGGTGCGGTCCAGCTGCCCTCCGATCCTTACGCGCCGCTCCCGGCGGCAAACGCCCCGGACGCCTATCCGCTGCGCGGCCTGCTGTGGGGCGTCGCCCTGGAGCAGCAGAAGTACCGTGGCCGGGGACGCGCCCGGGCCGAGGCGCTGCGCGACCTGCTGCGGGCGCTGCGCAGCGGCGGGGTACCCGAAGGCCTGGCACCGCTGCCGAACCTGCCCCTGCCGGGTACGTTCTTCTACGGTGCCAAGCCGCTGCCTTAA
- a CDS encoding ABC transporter ATP-binding protein: MSFPVPALQLEALVKRFGSHVAVGGLSLTLPPGELYALLGPNGAGKTTTLRMIAGLLQPDGGDARIYGHSVVREAREAKRPLAYLPDEPLLYGKLRPLEYLEFVAGLWGVDPAEAAPRARELLRWLDLWEARGALTESFSRGMKQKLALAGALVHQPRLMILDEPLTGLDAGAARQVKDLLLDFVQQGGSVVLTTHILEVAERLAQRLGIIVRGQLVAEGSLEELRLRSGDRGGTLEEVFLDLVGAGKDGT, encoded by the coding sequence ATGTCTTTTCCCGTTCCTGCCCTGCAGCTTGAGGCCCTGGTTAAACGCTTCGGCTCTCATGTGGCCGTGGGAGGGCTGTCGCTGACCCTGCCCCCCGGAGAGCTCTACGCGCTGCTCGGCCCCAACGGGGCCGGAAAGACCACCACCTTGCGCATGATCGCCGGACTGTTGCAGCCCGACGGCGGAGACGCCCGCATCTACGGCCACAGCGTGGTGCGCGAGGCCCGCGAGGCCAAGCGGCCGCTGGCCTACCTGCCCGACGAACCGCTGCTGTACGGCAAACTGCGCCCCCTCGAGTACCTCGAGTTCGTGGCGGGGCTGTGGGGGGTGGACCCCGCCGAGGCCGCCCCGCGCGCGCGGGAGTTGCTGCGGTGGCTGGACCTGTGGGAGGCGCGGGGCGCTCTGACCGAGAGCTTCTCGCGCGGCATGAAGCAGAAGCTCGCGCTGGCCGGGGCGCTGGTGCACCAGCCGCGCCTGATGATTCTCGACGAGCCGCTGACCGGCCTGGACGCCGGAGCTGCCCGGCAGGTCAAGGACCTGCTGCTCGACTTCGTGCAGCAGGGCGGCAGCGTGGTGCTGACCACCCACATCCTCGAGGTGGCCGAGCGGCTGGCGCAGCGCCTTGGCATCATCGTGCGCGGTCAGCTGGTGGCCGAGGGCAGCCTCGAGGAACTGCGGCTGCGCAGCGGCGATCGGGGCGGCACGCTCGAGGAGGTGTTCTTGGACCTGGTGGGCGCCGGGAAGGACGGCACGTGA
- a CDS encoding metallophosphoesterase family protein, with protein MRVAFITDTHANLPALEAALADIARAGCDLIYHGGDAIGIGPYPRETLERMLAEPNMRFIMGNHDAYFVFGEPGWLSEGEARHNRWVAAELGGDLRARVARWPYRTLEEWDGVRVVFAHYGLLPEPGPDGQPQFKRFINHASAADLDALFFTPDDPGADLVFYGHHHPASDLRGRARYVNPGALGCFRQPLARWALLETLGPGRYRLEQRALVYDDSGLLEAFEQRAVPERAFIRRAFFEGDFEGARGLRD; from the coding sequence ATGAGGGTTGCCTTCATTACGGACACCCACGCGAACCTGCCCGCCCTCGAGGCCGCACTCGCCGATATCGCCCGCGCGGGCTGCGACCTGATCTATCACGGGGGTGACGCGATCGGAATCGGTCCGTACCCGCGTGAGACCCTGGAGCGCATGCTGGCCGAGCCGAACATGCGCTTTATCATGGGCAACCACGACGCCTATTTTGTCTTTGGGGAACCGGGCTGGCTCTCCGAGGGCGAAGCCCGCCACAACCGCTGGGTTGCGGCCGAACTCGGCGGGGACCTGCGCGCCCGGGTCGCGCGCTGGCCGTACCGCACCCTCGAGGAGTGGGACGGGGTGCGGGTGGTGTTCGCGCATTACGGTCTGCTGCCCGAGCCCGGGCCGGACGGTCAGCCGCAGTTCAAACGCTTTATCAATCACGCATCGGCTGCCGATCTCGACGCTCTGTTTTTCACGCCGGACGATCCGGGTGCGGACCTGGTGTTTTACGGGCACCACCATCCGGCCTCGGACCTGCGCGGGCGCGCCCGCTACGTGAATCCGGGCGCGCTCGGATGCTTTCGGCAACCGCTGGCGCGCTGGGCGCTGCTCGAGACCCTGGGGCCGGGGCGCTACCGACTCGAGCAGCGCGCGCTGGTCTACGACGACAGCGGTCTGCTCGAGGCCTTCGAACAGCGCGCCGTACCCGAGCGGGCCTTTATCCGGCGCGCGTTTTTCGAGGGGGATTTCGAGGGCGCGCGGGGCCTGCGAGACTGA
- a CDS encoding ATP-binding protein, which translates to MPDTAALEALLDQLPQALLLHEAGRVTHLNRPAQELWGVSLQRARGRTILEVVRRHTLEELARHGGELEIETAGRTLLCRGTPGALIITDITEKKARERELREVMAVLSHEFRTPVAGILGVLEALQYEMPPELQQNFVEQGLAEIRRLSRLVEDMTVGFRISTVREFEFGEVMARARRLLENELETRRVRLEVHGEATLVRADPDKLLQVLLNLVENAVRYGPQPGTVQVQVCDLGDAVHLEVIDGGQELPDYQRIFEPHQRGERARGPGSGMGLYIIRTIVEAWGGNVSAGHRPGVGNVFGVSVPKQ; encoded by the coding sequence GTGCCGGACACCGCCGCCCTCGAGGCCCTGCTCGACCAGTTGCCCCAGGCCCTCTTGCTGCACGAGGCCGGGCGCGTCACCCACCTCAACCGCCCCGCACAGGAGCTGTGGGGCGTTTCTCTGCAGCGCGCACGCGGACGCACCATCCTCGAGGTGGTGCGCCGACACACCCTCGAAGAACTCGCCCGACACGGCGGGGAACTCGAGATCGAAACCGCCGGGCGCACCCTGCTGTGCCGCGGCACCCCGGGCGCTCTGATCATCACCGACATCACCGAGAAAAAGGCGCGAGAGCGCGAACTGCGCGAGGTGATGGCGGTTTTGTCGCACGAGTTCCGCACCCCGGTCGCGGGCATCCTGGGGGTCCTCGAGGCCCTGCAGTACGAGATGCCGCCCGAACTGCAGCAGAATTTCGTGGAGCAGGGCCTCGCAGAAATCCGGCGGCTCTCGCGGCTGGTCGAGGACATGACCGTGGGTTTCCGCATCTCGACCGTGCGCGAGTTCGAGTTCGGCGAGGTGATGGCCCGCGCCCGCAGGCTGCTGGAAAACGAACTGGAAACGCGCCGCGTGCGGCTCGAGGTGCACGGCGAGGCCACCTTGGTGCGCGCCGACCCGGACAAGCTGTTGCAGGTGCTGCTGAACCTGGTGGAAAACGCGGTGCGTTACGGACCGCAGCCGGGCACCGTGCAGGTGCAGGTCTGCGACCTGGGAGACGCCGTTCACCTCGAGGTGATCGACGGCGGGCAGGAACTGCCCGACTACCAGCGCATTTTCGAGCCCCACCAGCGCGGCGAGCGCGCGCGCGGTCCGGGCAGCGGCATGGGACTGTACATCATCCGAACCATCGTGGAAGCCTGGGGCGGCAACGTCAGCGCCGGGCATCGGCCCGGGGTGGGGAACGTCTTCGGCGTGAGCGTACCCAAGCAGTAA